The following proteins are co-located in the Dyadobacter chenwenxiniae genome:
- the treY gene encoding malto-oligosyltrehalose synthase: protein MNNPIATYRIQFHKDFSFSDLEKRVSYLQKLGVSTLYASPIFAASKGSTHGYDGISPEVINPEIGTVEQLRKLSETLKQLEISWLQDIVPNHMAFHSENEWLMDVLEKGQQSEYASFFDIAWNSKLFQGKLMVPFLGAPLEEVIDNQQVKVEYAGNRLVLNYEGATFPLNIRSYMNMLGTDQENAPETIHQLVKQLNEIHEAEDPKIFSQRWSEFLLQLSSLMKNEKIKSWIDQEIQAVNADKSKITELVKGQEYILCFWQDTDSKINFRRFFTVNGLICLNMHYDTVFDKYHEFISQLVDEGIFQGLRVDHIDGLYDPAGYLEKLRELAGPETYLIVEKILEKSESLPVQWPIEGTSGYEFLADVNNVFTNSDAEEAFSKFYQDITDSGDPIREQLLEKKSGILNNHMGGELDNLYQLFTDLELVALEKLEDVGRDNVKKAIGEFLIHCPVYRYYGNQMPLSETENQEVKAVFEDVKAHHAGLDSAIQILEEAILEKAVEGDEAYNTKVLEFYQRLMQFSGPLMAKGGEDTLMYTYNRFIGHNDVGDFPDRFGMPVKEFHHKMRLRQKDWPLALNSTSTHDTKRGEDVRARLNVLTDLHEDWIAKVNEWRTMNTPIRKPDGPTDNDEYLIYQTLAGAYPMPGEDATDFAERLGDYLKKALREAKTDTTWAEPNEVYEKSTEEFALSLLDTESPFFASFQEYLKTISDAGIVNSLSQVLLKFTCPGIPDVYQGTELWDLSLVDPDNRRPFDYEIREQWLREFEDYNTERLGEKLWETRNSGQIKLWLTHQLYQLRKSNPVLVSKGDYVPLKIRGAYKEHILAFARKFKKDYLVVAVPLHSAVLCKEQGTTFFDLDWKDTSIVLPDNMEPNWADALTGEEAEYEGKLTPADIFRNLPVAVLKGKKPDNERKAGVLLHITSLASPFGIGDMGPEAFAFADFLANSSQKLWQILPLNPIEAAQSNSPYSALSSRAGNPLLISPEILVQEGLLEAEKLAGYELPQTGKTDYDQAGKLKDEILREAFDKFLSINDAEANDAFEAFCEKNQEWLDDFALYMALKKQHEGKPWYTWAEQYRKRDESALAALDSEKLQFIKWEQYIFDKQWKALKSYCNDMDIKLLGDIPFYVSYDSADVWANPEYFCVDEEGKITGIAGVPPDAFSDDGQLWGMPVFNWGALKKQDYQWWVQRLAKNVELFDIVRLDHFRAFTDYWEVPGGEKTAINGEWKLGPDAEFFTKIATELGGLPFVAEDLGEMSPGVYKLRDKFALPGMKVLQFAFSENMPQSDHIPHNFNANFYAYTGTHDNNTTLGWFRASKDDDTKGLIEKYVGYEVNEENICDVMARLTFSSVAKVAMLPMQDVLKLDETTIMNIPGSNENNWSWRLKPGQVTQEAQQFLLNLTTLYNRD, encoded by the coding sequence ATGAACAATCCAATAGCTACCTATCGTATACAATTCCATAAAGATTTTTCCTTTTCTGACCTTGAAAAACGGGTTTCATATTTACAGAAACTCGGTGTCAGCACGCTCTATGCATCGCCGATTTTTGCTGCTTCAAAAGGCAGCACACACGGTTACGACGGCATTAGCCCGGAGGTGATCAATCCGGAAATAGGAACAGTCGAGCAGCTCAGAAAGCTTAGCGAAACGTTGAAACAACTTGAAATAAGCTGGTTACAAGACATTGTGCCTAACCACATGGCCTTTCATTCCGAAAATGAATGGTTAATGGACGTGCTGGAAAAGGGCCAGCAGTCGGAGTATGCCTCATTTTTCGACATCGCCTGGAACAGTAAGCTTTTTCAGGGCAAACTCATGGTTCCGTTCCTGGGTGCACCGCTGGAAGAGGTTATTGATAACCAGCAGGTAAAAGTTGAGTATGCCGGCAATCGATTAGTTCTTAATTATGAAGGGGCGACTTTTCCCTTGAACATCCGCTCGTACATGAACATGCTCGGGACGGACCAGGAGAATGCGCCCGAAACGATCCATCAGCTAGTAAAACAGCTCAATGAGATCCACGAAGCCGAGGATCCGAAGATCTTCTCGCAGCGATGGAGCGAGTTTTTGCTGCAGCTTTCGTCGCTAATGAAAAATGAAAAGATCAAAAGTTGGATCGATCAGGAAATACAGGCGGTCAATGCAGATAAGTCAAAGATAACCGAGCTTGTTAAAGGGCAGGAATACATCCTTTGCTTCTGGCAGGATACAGATTCCAAGATCAATTTCAGAAGGTTTTTTACAGTGAATGGTCTCATATGCCTTAACATGCATTATGATACTGTTTTTGATAAATATCATGAATTCATCAGCCAGCTTGTGGACGAAGGCATTTTTCAGGGGCTTCGAGTCGACCATATCGACGGGCTTTACGATCCTGCCGGCTACCTGGAAAAGCTGCGCGAGCTGGCCGGCCCTGAAACATATCTTATTGTTGAAAAGATTTTAGAAAAAAGCGAATCGCTTCCTGTGCAGTGGCCTATTGAAGGTACGTCGGGTTATGAATTTCTGGCGGATGTAAATAATGTGTTCACCAATTCCGACGCTGAGGAAGCTTTCTCGAAATTTTATCAGGATATAACAGACAGCGGCGACCCGATCCGTGAACAATTACTGGAGAAAAAGTCGGGAATTCTTAATAACCACATGGGCGGCGAGCTGGATAACCTTTATCAGCTGTTCACAGATTTGGAACTTGTAGCGCTGGAAAAACTGGAAGATGTCGGTAGAGACAATGTGAAAAAAGCGATCGGTGAATTCTTGATCCATTGCCCGGTTTACAGATATTATGGTAACCAAATGCCTCTCTCCGAAACGGAAAACCAGGAGGTTAAAGCTGTGTTTGAAGATGTTAAGGCGCACCATGCCGGACTGGACAGTGCTATTCAGATCCTGGAAGAGGCGATTCTCGAAAAGGCGGTTGAAGGTGATGAGGCCTACAATACGAAAGTATTGGAATTTTACCAGCGCCTGATGCAGTTTTCCGGACCTTTGATGGCCAAGGGTGGAGAGGATACACTAATGTACACGTATAATCGCTTCATCGGACACAATGATGTGGGCGACTTTCCTGACCGGTTCGGTATGCCGGTTAAAGAATTCCATCACAAGATGCGGCTACGCCAGAAAGATTGGCCGCTTGCATTGAACTCAACTTCTACGCATGATACGAAAAGAGGCGAAGACGTGCGGGCCAGGCTGAATGTGCTTACAGACTTGCATGAAGATTGGATTGCCAAAGTAAATGAATGGCGCACTATGAATACGCCGATCAGAAAGCCCGATGGCCCCACAGATAATGATGAATATCTGATCTATCAGACATTGGCAGGAGCTTACCCGATGCCTGGTGAAGATGCAACTGACTTTGCCGAACGTTTGGGCGATTATTTGAAAAAAGCGCTTCGCGAAGCCAAAACGGATACAACATGGGCTGAGCCGAACGAAGTTTATGAAAAAAGCACCGAAGAGTTTGCCCTGAGCCTGCTGGATACTGAGTCACCTTTTTTTGCAAGTTTTCAGGAATATTTGAAAACCATTTCGGATGCGGGAATAGTCAACTCACTTTCCCAGGTGCTTCTGAAATTTACATGCCCGGGTATTCCCGACGTTTACCAGGGAACGGAACTCTGGGACCTTAGCCTTGTTGATCCCGATAACCGCAGACCATTCGACTATGAAATACGCGAGCAGTGGCTGCGCGAATTTGAAGATTACAACACGGAAAGATTGGGCGAAAAGCTGTGGGAGACAAGGAATTCGGGGCAGATCAAACTCTGGCTTACGCATCAGCTTTATCAGTTGAGGAAATCGAATCCGGTGCTGGTTTCGAAAGGCGATTATGTACCGCTTAAAATTCGTGGTGCTTACAAAGAGCACATTTTGGCATTTGCCCGGAAATTTAAAAAGGATTATCTGGTGGTGGCCGTCCCATTGCATAGCGCAGTGCTTTGCAAAGAACAGGGAACGACCTTTTTTGATCTGGACTGGAAAGATACGTCCATAGTGCTGCCCGACAACATGGAGCCCAACTGGGCTGATGCGCTTACCGGAGAAGAAGCTGAGTATGAAGGTAAACTTACACCTGCTGATATATTCAGAAATCTTCCTGTTGCCGTTTTAAAAGGGAAAAAGCCTGATAACGAGCGCAAAGCAGGCGTGTTGCTGCACATTACTTCCTTAGCGTCGCCATTTGGAATAGGTGATATGGGTCCGGAGGCTTTTGCTTTTGCCGATTTCCTTGCAAATAGCAGTCAGAAGTTGTGGCAAATATTGCCCCTGAACCCGATAGAGGCCGCCCAATCCAATTCGCCATATAGTGCATTGTCGAGCCGGGCAGGAAATCCGCTGCTGATCAGCCCCGAAATATTGGTCCAGGAAGGACTCCTTGAAGCAGAAAAACTGGCCGGTTACGAGCTTCCGCAAACGGGAAAAACAGACTACGATCAAGCTGGAAAACTGAAAGATGAAATATTAAGGGAAGCATTTGACAAATTCCTCTCCATCAATGATGCGGAGGCCAATGATGCTTTCGAAGCATTCTGTGAAAAAAATCAGGAGTGGCTGGATGACTTTGCGTTATATATGGCTCTGAAAAAACAACACGAGGGAAAACCCTGGTACACCTGGGCAGAGCAATACAGAAAGCGGGACGAGAGCGCTCTGGCTGCGCTTGATTCGGAAAAGTTACAATTTATCAAATGGGAGCAATACATATTTGATAAGCAATGGAAAGCATTGAAATCATATTGCAATGATATGGACATTAAGCTTTTGGGTGACATTCCGTTTTATGTGAGCTATGATTCTGCGGACGTCTGGGCTAATCCGGAGTATTTCTGTGTGGATGAAGAAGGTAAGATTACAGGCATAGCAGGCGTGCCGCCGGATGCGTTTTCCGATGATGGTCAGCTTTGGGGTATGCCTGTTTTCAATTGGGGCGCACTCAAAAAGCAGGATTATCAATGGTGGGTGCAGCGATTGGCCAAGAATGTTGAGCTTTTCGATATTGTGAGACTGGACCACTTCCGGGCATTTACAGATTATTGGGAAGTTCCGGGCGGAGAGAAAACGGCGATAAATGGCGAATGGAAACTAGGTCCTGACGCAGAATTTTTTACTAAAATTGCAACGGAACTGGGAGGACTTCCGTTTGTGGCCGAGGATTTGGGGGAAATGAGCCCCGGTGTTTATAAACTAAGGGATAAATTTGCATTGCCGGGAATGAAAGTGCTGCAATTTGCATTCAGTGAAAATATGCCGCAATCAGACCATATCCCGCACAATTTCAATGCCAATTTCTATGCCTATACAGGCACCCATGATAACAACACAACCCTGGGCTGGTTCAGAGCGTCAAAAGATGATGACACGAAGGGGCTGATCGAGAAATATGTTGGTTATGAAGTGAATGAGGAGAACATTTGCGATGTAATGGCGCGACTCACGTTTTCGTCCGTCGCCAAAGTCGCCATGCTTCCTATGCAGGATGTGCTTAAATTAGACGAGACAACGATCATGAATATTCCCGGTTCCAACGAGAATAACTGGTCGTGGCGGTTGAAACCCGGGCAGGTTACGCAGGAAGCGCAACAATTTTTATTGAACCTGACAACCCTGTACAACCGCGACTAG
- a CDS encoding response regulator, with protein sequence MEFILIDDSVFDLFTQEKLLLRSGLAKSVKTFGSAQLAMDYLHAQSDEFPETVILLDIQMPGINGFEFTGHYAALPETLRKRIKLFMISSTVDTDDIEEVRLNPYVIELLSKPLEIPVLRALLGQ encoded by the coding sequence ATGGAGTTTATTCTGATAGACGATAGCGTTTTTGACTTGTTTACACAAGAAAAATTGCTTCTCAGGAGCGGGCTTGCCAAATCTGTCAAGACATTCGGTTCTGCCCAGCTGGCTATGGATTACTTGCACGCACAATCAGACGAGTTTCCGGAAACCGTTATCCTGCTCGACATTCAGATGCCGGGCATAAACGGGTTTGAATTCACTGGTCACTACGCTGCGTTGCCGGAGACTTTGAGAAAAAGGATCAAACTTTTTATGATATCTTCCACCGTGGACACAGATGATATCGAAGAGGTTCGCCTGAACCCGTATGTGATCGAACTGCTGTCGAAGCCATTGGAGATTCCGGTTTTGCGGGCGCTTCTGGGGCAGTAG